From a region of the Pan paniscus chromosome 19, NHGRI_mPanPan1-v2.0_pri, whole genome shotgun sequence genome:
- the LOC100992711 gene encoding LOW QUALITY PROTEIN: olfactory receptor 1D5 (The sequence of the model RefSeq protein was modified relative to this genomic sequence to represent the inferred CDS: substituted 1 base at 1 genomic stop codon), with protein MRALNKHLLVLILQRVGEMDGDNQSENSQFLLLGISESPEQQRILFWMFLSMYLVTVLGNVLIILAISSDSRLHTPMYFFLANLSFTDLFFVTNTIPKMLVNPQSQNKAISYAGCLTQLXFLVSLVTLDNLILAVMAYDRYVAICCPLHYVTAMSPGLCVLLLSLCWGLSVLYGLLLTLLLTRVTFCGPREIHYLFCDMYILLRLACSNTHIIHTVLVATGCFIFLTPLGFMTTSYVCIVRTILQIPSASKKYKAFSTCASHLGVVSLFYGTLAMVYLQPLHTYSMKDSVATVMYAVVTPMMNPFIYSLRNKDMHGALGRVLRRLFQRPK; from the coding sequence ATGAGGgcacttaataaacatttgttggtgTTAATATTGCAGAGAGTTGGGGAAATGGATGGAGACaaccagagtgagaactcacagTTCCTTCTCCTGGGGATCTCAGAGAGTCCTGAGCAGCAGCGGATCCTGTTTTGGATGTTCCTGTCCATGTACCTGGTCACGGTGCTGGGAAATGTGCTCATCATCCTGGCCATCAGCTCTGATTCCCGCCTgcacacccccatgtacttcttcctggCCAACCTCTCCTTCACTGACCTCTTCTTTGTCACCAACACAATCCCCAAGATGCTGGTGAACCCCCAGTCCCAGAACAAAGCCATCTCCTATGCAGGGTGTCTGACGCAGCTCTAATTCCTGGTCTCCTTGGTGACCCTGGACAACCTCATCCTGGCCGTGATGGCATATGATCGCTATGTGGCCATCTGCTGCCCCCTCCACTATGTCACAGCCATGAGCCCTGGGCTCTGTGTCTTGCTCCTCTCTCTGTGTTGGGGGCTGTCTGTTCTCTATGgcctcctcctcaccctcctcctgaCCAGGGTGACCTTCTGTGGGCCTCGAGAGATCCACTACCTCTTCTGTGACATGTACATCCTGCTGCGGCTGGCATGTTCCAACACCCACATCATTCACACAGTGCTGGTTGCCACTGGCTGCTTCATCTTCCTCACCCCCTTAGGGTTCATGACCACATCCTATGTATGTATTGTCAGAACCATCCTTCAAATACCCTCAGCCTCTAAGAAATACAAAGCCTTCTCTACCTGTGCCTCGCATTTGGGTGTGGTCTCCCTCTTTTATGGGACGCTTGCTATGGTGTACCTGCAGCCCCTCCATACCTACTCCATGAAGGACTCAGTAGCCACAGTGATGTATGCTGTGGTGACACCTATGATGAACCCTTTCATCTACAGCCTGAGGAACAAGGACATGCATGGGGCTCTGGGAAGAGTCCTACGGAGACTCTTTCAGAGGCCTAAATGA